The Spirulina subsalsa PCC 9445 region CCATAAAAGCCGCCAATAAGCCACCCGCTGCCCCAGCAAGGAAACCTTCCCACGCTAGGCCTACCCCACTCCCGGCACTGAGGGAACCAAAAACGGACAATCCGGTAATCAGGGTGACTTGGGTTGCGGCTAAGACAGGATGGTAAAAACCACTAACTAATAAGGCTACGGCCGCCACATTATTCTGATTAAACTGCATTAAGAGGGGGGTACTCACACTGAGTAAACAGAGCAGAATGCGATCGCGACAGCGTAGACGCACATTCCAACGACTCCGCACCCCCCAAAATATCCCCACAGCCCCAGTGACTAGGGCGCTGGTAATCAGTAGCCCTCGCCAGTTAATACTCCGTTCACTGGCGTTCAGTTGATCCAATAGGAGAAAGGCTTTCCGGTCAATTTCTTGACCACTGCGCACAATCATCTCGCCCCTTTGGATTTGATACACCACGGGTTCAATTTTTTCGGCGGCCTGTTCAGCCAGTCGTCGAATGGCCTCCTCATCCCGTTCTAAGTTCGGTTTGACCATTTCCGTCAAAAGCTCGACCCCCAGGGGGGTGGTTAAAACTGGAACTTCAGAGACTAACTGCACTTGAATGGCTTCCCGTTTCAGGTCTTCGGGCATTCCCCGATGAATCCCTTGGGCTAAAATCCGGTCCAGGGCTACCTGGAAACCATCCCGGGTGCTTTCCCAGGTGCTATCCCGTAGGTCAAGGAGGCGTAACTTATAATTCCGTTCACGCAGTGTCTCGGGACGAGAATGGGCAATGGATTGTTGACTACTGGTGAATTCCTTCAAGGCTTGACTATAGCCCAGCCTTACGGTGTCAATTTTGGTCAACAACTGCATCAGGGCTAAGTCCCCTTGGGCGGTGCCGTAATTTTCCAGTTCTTCTAGGGCTTGTTGGGCATTTAAACCCAAGGGACTGGGAACTACAGCGTCTTGGAGTCGGGCGTTCTGCTCTGAGTCTTCTGGGTCCGGTTCGACCGGACGGGGTAGCTCTGGGAGGTCAAATTCTGCTTGAAGTTGACTGACCATGGTCTGCCAGTCTTCTTCGCTAATGGCGCGTAGGTGGCGTTGACTGGGTAGGGATAACACATCATCGGAGACAAAGGGAAAAGCCCCAGCCATGCGCCGCATTTGTTCGACTTGGGCTAAAAAGGCTTCTAAATCCTGTCGGGTTTTGGCGGTAACTTCAGGATTTAGTTTGAGAACTTCGGAGGCTCCGGTTTCTGCGACCTTGCGTTGTTCACGGGTTAGTTCTTCATCCACCACTTGCACATCTTCCTCAGCCCAAATGGTTTGAGGGGCAATCATGCCCGGTTTTAAGCGGGGTTGATTATAGAAGCGATACCCCACCACACTGGTTAAGGAAACGACCACAAACACTAACATCATCGGATTGGGGATGGTGTTTCTCTGACTTTTAGGGGG contains the following coding sequences:
- a CDS encoding HDIG domain-containing metalloprotein, translated to MLVFVVVSLTSVVGYRFYNQPRLKPGMIAPQTIWAEEDVQVVDEELTREQRKVAETGASEVLKLNPEVTAKTRQDLEAFLAQVEQMRRMAGAFPFVSDDVLSLPSQRHLRAISEEDWQTMVSQLQAEFDLPELPRPVEPDPEDSEQNARLQDAVVPSPLGLNAQQALEELENYGTAQGDLALMQLLTKIDTVRLGYSQALKEFTSSQQSIAHSRPETLRERNYKLRLLDLRDSTWESTRDGFQVALDRILAQGIHRGMPEDLKREAIQVQLVSEVPVLTTPLGVELLTEMVKPNLERDEEAIRRLAEQAAEKIEPVVYQIQRGEMIVRSGQEIDRKAFLLLDQLNASERSINWRGLLITSALVTGAVGIFWGVRSRWNVRLRCRDRILLCLLSVSTPLLMQFNQNNVAAVALLVSGFYHPVLAATQVTLITGLSVFGSLSAGSGVGLAWEGFLAGAAGGLLAAFMGGRLRSREELALLGVGVGVTQGVVYLVMTLVGTPTTAALVSLVLPGAMVFGVSGLAWCVVALGVSPYLERVFDLVTPIRLAELSNPNRPLLKRLATEAPGTFQHTLFVASLAEAAARELHCNVELVRAGTLYHDVGKMHDPLGFIENQMGGPNKHDAINDPWQSAEIIKKHVSEGLVMARRCNLPQAVRDFIPEHQGTILISYFYFQASQQAQAEGETIDEQDFRYDGPIPQSRETGIVMLADACEAALRSLKDATPETALNMVNKIFKARWQDNQLVDSGLKREDLTVIAEVFIRVWQQYNHQRIAYPKAILDKQAAPQTVSSNQ